Proteins encoded by one window of Candidatus Nitrosocosmicus hydrocola:
- a CDS encoding DNA polymerase domain-containing protein, whose product MKYENIIVKTKINEIKSFRDEVINSASVDLEWIPYKGKYNHSKTQIFAAGFCTNWGERIVLHISKYEKSNSSNPEKELIKDILFYFNQFPLTFGWYTTGIAIYDAKNGKRLKGRDSDFFLLHQRCLYYNLDSPFELGYNRNYVSLKKGSINKHLDLIKVFEKKVIQDNVFEGKYGTTSLENVSEALLGISKYDNKDAGSVNIYDLPIQEQKKYVKRDAELAMLLAQYNNCLVLRLMKEFSKYAEMDYFKICNTDVSKWYENKYRKMIARGEITLDHTPYYKLEKQEYGGGHHTIPEKGFFHNSVIYELDVKGMYPSIIIKNNLSFDTLNCNCCENDPSAYLNQDTIDIINTYLEEKKINRRVSKYWICKKRQGALPLILLNVLTEREKYLNLLKKEKSKSNPNILLEEEYQTYQLGAKLFANAGYGLFGTEYFPFSNYMVAECITGEARRIHIQMETIAKQTPFDFDLVFGFTDSIFVRTNRIGIEKYEDEKIRQFISTCKKELGITIEIKNKFVNSIFYGKKNRFLAWSGNENEGIFIKGLDGLAKSNPLWIRKWFYRVVSEIIKQPGERFEKVPTLLRESIFELENVIVKSNDLINQELKFTQKLRFAPDHYGKGVRAGLLGRLLDKGQSDEVYWFETVHEDEYTKRSFSTMVPVAENINLQKYRKTLLDKLKDTLEITGFNVEEINSKLSKSTISIYDSE is encoded by the coding sequence ATGAAATATGAAAATATTATAGTTAAAACAAAAATAAATGAAATCAAGAGCTTCAGAGATGAAGTGATAAATTCTGCAAGTGTTGACTTGGAATGGATTCCGTACAAGGGGAAATATAATCATTCAAAAACTCAGATATTTGCAGCAGGTTTTTGTACTAATTGGGGTGAAAGAATTGTGTTACATATTTCTAAATATGAGAAATCTAATTCTTCGAATCCAGAAAAGGAACTAATAAAGGATATTCTGTTTTACTTTAACCAATTTCCATTAACATTTGGTTGGTATACTACAGGAATTGCCATCTATGACGCTAAAAATGGAAAGAGATTAAAAGGTAGAGATTCAGACTTTTTCTTACTGCATCAAAGGTGCCTATATTATAACTTAGATTCTCCATTTGAACTAGGATATAATAGAAATTATGTATCTCTAAAAAAAGGTTCAATAAATAAACACCTTGATCTAATCAAGGTATTTGAGAAAAAAGTAATACAAGATAATGTATTTGAGGGAAAATATGGAACTACAAGTTTAGAAAATGTAAGCGAAGCTTTGTTGGGTATATCAAAATATGATAACAAGGATGCTGGTTCCGTAAATATCTACGATTTACCAATACAAGAGCAAAAAAAGTATGTGAAAAGAGATGCTGAACTTGCAATGCTTCTTGCTCAATATAATAACTGTCTTGTTTTGCGTTTGATGAAAGAATTTTCGAAATATGCTGAAATGGATTATTTCAAAATCTGTAACACTGACGTTAGTAAGTGGTACGAAAATAAATATAGGAAAATGATTGCAAGAGGGGAAATAACTTTGGACCATACTCCATACTACAAGTTAGAAAAACAAGAATATGGTGGAGGACATCATACTATACCAGAAAAGGGTTTCTTTCATAATTCCGTTATTTACGAATTAGATGTAAAAGGAATGTATCCTTCTATTATAATAAAAAATAATCTATCTTTTGATACACTAAATTGCAATTGTTGTGAAAATGATCCATCCGCATATTTGAATCAAGATACTATTGACATAATAAACACGTATCTAGAAGAGAAAAAAATTAACAGGAGAGTTTCGAAGTATTGGATCTGCAAAAAAAGACAAGGAGCGTTACCTTTGATACTACTAAATGTTTTAACAGAACGCGAAAAATACTTGAATTTGCTGAAAAAAGAGAAATCCAAATCAAATCCAAATATTTTACTTGAAGAGGAATATCAAACCTATCAATTAGGAGCAAAACTATTTGCAAATGCAGGATATGGATTATTTGGAACCGAATATTTTCCATTTTCAAACTATATGGTAGCAGAATGTATAACTGGAGAAGCAAGGAGAATTCATATTCAAATGGAAACTATTGCAAAACAAACACCATTTGATTTTGACTTAGTATTTGGATTTACTGATTCGATTTTTGTAAGGACAAATAGGATAGGTATAGAAAAGTATGAAGACGAAAAGATTCGACAATTTATAAGCACTTGTAAAAAAGAGCTTGGAATTACTATAGAAATAAAAAATAAGTTTGTTAACTCGATATTCTATGGTAAAAAAAATAGATTTTTAGCATGGTCAGGTAATGAAAACGAAGGAATATTCATAAAAGGTCTAGATGGATTAGCAAAATCAAATCCATTGTGGATAAGAAAATGGTTTTATCGAGTAGTATCGGAAATAATTAAACAACCTGGGGAAAGATTCGAAAAGGTACCAACATTGCTAAGAGAATCTATCTTTGAGCTTGAAAATGTAATTGTCAAATCAAATGACCTAATAAATCAAGAATTAAAATTTACACAGAAACTCCGGTTTGCTCCTGATCATTATGGAAAAGGTGTTAGAGCTGGACTGTTAGGTAGATTATTAGATAAAGGTCAAAGTGATGAAGTCTATTGGTTTGAAACAGTTCATGAAGATGAATATACTAAAAGGAGCTTTTCAACGATGGTTCCTGTAGCTGAAAATATTAACCTTCAAAAATATAGGAAAACACTATTGGACAAACTGAAAGACACATTGGAAATTACAGGTTTTAATGTTGAAGAAATAAATTCAAAGTTATCCAAAAGCACCATATCTATTTATGATTCTGAATAG
- a CDS encoding sialidase family protein: MGSKKFKKYSNTNNNKKLNKSSQKSKLIVVAMVIVVASIGIIGFMTTSAIENNNTNSSSQNLTGDWMDVHGIGTYSADDASNHNNSLYLATHNGLFKKDIGNNTSGWLEVGNDKSDLMGFTVDPSTKGVMYSSGHPQTGGNLGFRTSNDYGVSWQKVSDVTAPTPIDFHTMTVGNNPKIIYAASGMGDNIFISTDGGGNWTIVSPPDGQRVITLATNQSNSNILYAATTNGLFSSQDQGKNWQEINNELISGNDTMVTGIEVSSDGKTSYAFAVPNQPNETGNGYIIKSTDGAKTWTKTEGQIPGAQFVSKFGFDNNGVIYAALIQDSTETGVASSVYSSNDDGKTWTLEGTNNDKLLTK, translated from the coding sequence GTGGGTTCAAAGAAATTTAAAAAGTATAGCAATACTAACAATAATAAAAAATTAAACAAAAGCAGTCAAAAATCAAAACTTATTGTAGTGGCTATGGTCATTGTAGTTGCTAGTATAGGAATAATAGGTTTTATGACCACTTCAGCCATTGAAAATAATAATACTAATTCTTCAAGTCAAAATCTAACAGGCGACTGGATGGATGTGCATGGTATAGGAACTTACTCAGCGGATGACGCAAGTAACCATAACAATTCGCTGTATTTAGCAACTCATAATGGTTTGTTCAAAAAAGATATTGGTAATAATACCTCCGGCTGGCTTGAAGTTGGAAACGATAAATCAGACTTGATGGGTTTTACAGTTGACCCTTCTACCAAAGGTGTTATGTATTCAAGTGGACATCCACAAACTGGTGGCAATCTGGGCTTTAGAACAAGTAATGATTATGGAGTATCATGGCAAAAGGTATCTGATGTAACAGCTCCAACTCCTATTGATTTTCATACAATGACTGTTGGGAATAATCCTAAAATCATCTATGCTGCAAGCGGAATGGGTGATAACATCTTTATCTCTACAGATGGTGGCGGTAACTGGACTATTGTTAGTCCACCAGATGGACAACGAGTCATCACGTTAGCTACCAATCAATCAAATTCCAATATTCTTTATGCAGCTACAACTAATGGATTATTCTCAAGTCAAGATCAAGGTAAGAATTGGCAAGAAATCAATAATGAATTGATAAGCGGTAATGATACTATGGTAACAGGCATTGAAGTTTCTTCGGATGGCAAAACATCATATGCTTTTGCGGTCCCAAATCAACCCAATGAAACAGGTAACGGTTACATCATAAAATCGACTGATGGTGCAAAAACTTGGACGAAGACTGAAGGACAAATTCCAGGAGCTCAATTTGTAAGTAAATTTGGATTTGATAATAATGGAGTAATTTATGCGGCACTTATTCAGGATAGTACAGAGACCGGGGTAGCATCAAGTGTTTATAGTAGTAATGATGATGGGAAAACTTGGACACTTGAAGGAACCAATAATGACAAGTTATTGACTAAGTAG